A single region of the Bacillus cereus genome encodes:
- a CDS encoding single-stranded DNA-binding protein, with the protein MNRVVLIGRLTKEPELYYTKQGVAYSRICVAVNRGFRNSLGEQQVDFINCVVWRRAAENVTEYCTKGSLVGITGRIHTSNYDDEQGKRIYRTEVVIESITFLERRREGAS; encoded by the coding sequence TTGAATCGAGTTGTATTAATCGGTAGATTGACAAAGGAGCCAGAATTATACTACACAAAACAAGGAGTCGCTTATTCACGAATATGTGTTGCGGTGAATAGAGGATTTCGAAATAGTTTAGGTGAACAACAAGTCGATTTTATAAATTGTGTCGTCTGGCGAAGGGCGGCTGAAAATGTAACAGAATATTGTACGAAGGGTTCACTTGTTGGGATTACAGGGCGTATTCATACGAGTAATTACGATGATGAACAGGGAAAGAGAATATATAGAACTGAAGTTGTGATTGAGAGTATTACCTTTTTGGAGAGAAGGAGGGAGGGGGCATCGTAA
- a CDS encoding HAD family hydrolase: protein MELESEIKAIVLDLDGTLLDSQKKVSERNRKAILECLKKGIKIIFATARAPRSVKVFLPHELQDIATMIYYNGALVVDNALGYRQYYPIESAITNEIIEFVITHQADACLSVESEDTWYSNKTLDYNKTMNAVVNPIVVPLNELKKVSASKLLISQYTYYEKLQKQFAHKVSTICTDAGTLTQIMAKGVSKERAVREICAKNNISMGNIMVFGDDWNDLELFYTCGFPIAMGNAIPKLKDAAYFITDTNDKDGVAQVLEKLICTVNNS from the coding sequence ATGGAACTAGAATCCGAGATTAAAGCAATCGTTTTAGATTTAGATGGTACTTTATTAGATTCACAAAAGAAAGTGTCAGAAAGAAATAGAAAGGCTATACTGGAGTGTCTGAAGAAAGGAATAAAAATTATTTTTGCTACGGCAAGGGCGCCACGATCAGTTAAAGTTTTTCTTCCTCACGAACTTCAAGACATTGCAACTATGATTTACTACAATGGAGCTTTGGTAGTAGATAACGCATTAGGTTACAGACAATATTACCCGATTGAATCAGCAATCACAAATGAAATTATAGAATTTGTTATTACTCACCAGGCTGATGCATGCCTCTCAGTTGAATCGGAAGATACATGGTACAGTAATAAAACATTGGATTACAACAAAACCATGAATGCAGTTGTAAATCCAATTGTAGTTCCATTAAATGAATTAAAAAAAGTTAGTGCATCAAAATTATTAATCTCACAATATACTTATTATGAAAAACTACAAAAACAGTTTGCACATAAAGTAAGTACTATATGTACCGATGCAGGAACTTTAACTCAAATCATGGCAAAAGGTGTTTCTAAAGAACGAGCTGTAAGGGAAATCTGCGCCAAAAATAATATCTCTATGGGTAACATAATGGTCTTTGGAGACGATTGGAATGATTTAGAGCTATTCTATACGTGTGGTTTTCCAATTGCTATGGGAAATGCAATACCTAAATTGAAGGATGCTGCATATTTTATTACCGATACCAATGATAAAGATGGTGTAGCTCAAGTATTAGAAAAATTAATTTGTACTGTTAACAACAGTTAA
- a CDS encoding conserved virulence factor C family protein produces the protein MKIKAIEPTPSPNTMKVILNEVLPSGARNNYTNENKEQAPMQVQEILKIEGIKGVYHVADFLAVERNAKYDWKVLLQQVRAVFGEEVVEESEEQQLAHFGEVKVFVQMFFTIPMQVKLTDGTSEERVGLPDRFKESIMKVQMSAPNVVKERKWVEQSTRYGNFEEIGKEVVEEIVAAYSEERVNETVKELLNQAGAVEVTIQKREPYKVTEEMMKDSDWKNRFAALEQMDPTEEDIPVLKMALDDEKVSIRRLATAYLGMVKGDGVLPLLYKALLDRSVSVRRTAGDCLSDVGDPAAMFVMIKSLKDSSKLVRWRAAMFLFELGDESAIPALKAAEDDPEFEVAMQARLALERIEGGEEAKGSVWKQMTESRKGE, from the coding sequence GTGAAGATTAAAGCAATTGAACCGACGCCAAGTCCAAATACAATGAAAGTTATTTTGAATGAAGTATTACCATCAGGAGCGCGTAATAATTATACAAATGAAAATAAAGAACAAGCACCGATGCAAGTGCAAGAAATTTTGAAAATTGAAGGCATTAAAGGTGTATATCATGTAGCCGACTTTTTAGCAGTGGAGCGAAATGCAAAGTATGACTGGAAAGTTTTATTACAACAAGTTCGTGCTGTTTTCGGCGAAGAAGTAGTGGAAGAGAGCGAAGAACAACAACTTGCTCATTTTGGGGAAGTGAAAGTGTTTGTTCAAATGTTCTTTACAATTCCAATGCAAGTGAAGTTAACAGATGGAACATCGGAAGAGCGTGTAGGCTTACCTGATCGTTTTAAAGAATCTATTATGAAAGTGCAAATGTCTGCACCTAACGTTGTGAAAGAGCGCAAATGGGTAGAGCAAAGTACACGTTACGGTAATTTTGAAGAAATCGGGAAAGAAGTAGTAGAAGAAATTGTTGCTGCTTATTCAGAAGAACGTGTAAATGAAACGGTTAAAGAATTATTAAATCAGGCAGGTGCTGTTGAAGTAACGATTCAAAAGCGCGAGCCATATAAAGTAACAGAAGAGATGATGAAAGATTCTGACTGGAAAAACCGTTTTGCAGCATTAGAACAAATGGATCCTACTGAAGAAGATATTCCAGTGTTGAAAATGGCATTAGATGATGAGAAAGTATCTATCCGCCGTTTAGCAACAGCGTATTTAGGTATGGTAAAAGGTGATGGAGTATTGCCGTTATTATATAAAGCGTTATTAGATCGTTCTGTAAGTGTTCGTCGTACAGCAGGAGATTGCTTATCAGACGTAGGTGATCCAGCAGCGATGTTCGTTATGATTAAATCTCTGAAAGATTCAAGTAAATTAGTACGCTGGCGTGCAGCAATGTTCTTATTTGAACTTGGTGATGAAAGTGCAATTCCGGCACTAAAAGCAGCAGAAGATGATCCGGAGTTTGAAGTGGCGATGCAAGCGCGTTTAGCTTTAGAACGTATTGAAGGCGGCGAAGAAGCAAAAGGATCAGTATGGAAGCAAATGACGGAGTCTCGTAAAGGGGAATAG
- a CDS encoding thiol-disulfide oxidoreductase DCC family protein → MIVFYDSWCPMCTAVAERTRRLDKKGKMKFVSFRDEDVVEKYELSQELQSKMEQRLYILKNNKWYDGIHSINVLAKAVPSYWFAVPFIKLSIVLGFGSKVYDYIANNRKLVPVGHCREGVCEIPTKK, encoded by the coding sequence ATGATTGTTTTCTATGATAGTTGGTGTCCGATGTGTACAGCAGTTGCAGAGCGTACGAGAAGATTAGATAAAAAGGGTAAGATGAAATTTGTTTCATTTCGAGATGAAGATGTAGTTGAGAAGTATGAACTTTCTCAAGAATTACAAAGTAAGATGGAACAAAGATTGTATATTTTAAAAAATAATAAGTGGTATGACGGAATTCATAGCATCAACGTATTAGCAAAAGCCGTTCCATCTTATTGGTTTGCAGTGCCTTTTATAAAGCTATCTATCGTACTAGGATTTGGAAGTAAAGTATACGATTATATCGCTAACAATAGAAAACTTGTCCCAGTTGGACATTGCCGTGAAGGGGTTTGTGAAATCCCTACAAAAAAATGA
- a CDS encoding BrxA/BrxB family bacilliredoxin, producing MSNAYEEYMRQMVIPMRQELVRSGFEELTTEEAVTEFMENASGTTLVVVNSVCGCAAGLARPSAGQAVVRAEKQPDHLVTVFAGQDKDATAKMREYFGEIPPSSPSMALLKGKEVVHFIHRHEIEGATMDEIITNLEQAFEKNC from the coding sequence ATGTCAAATGCTTATGAAGAATACATGCGTCAAATGGTAATTCCAATGCGCCAAGAATTAGTGCGCTCTGGATTTGAAGAATTAACTACAGAAGAAGCTGTTACAGAATTTATGGAGAATGCATCAGGTACAACTTTAGTAGTTGTAAACTCAGTTTGTGGTTGTGCAGCTGGTTTAGCACGTCCATCAGCAGGTCAAGCGGTTGTTCGTGCTGAAAAACAACCTGATCATCTTGTAACTGTATTTGCAGGTCAAGATAAAGATGCTACTGCAAAAATGCGTGAATACTTCGGAGAAATTCCTCCATCTTCACCATCTATGGCATTACTAAAAGGAAAAGAAGTTGTTCACTTCATTCACCGTCATGAAATTGAAGGTGCAACTATGGACGAAATTATTACGAACTTAGAACAAGCTTTCGAAAAGAATTGCTAA
- a CDS encoding class I SAM-dependent methyltransferase yields the protein MIVTTAGRTNKEMTAYANKVAAELNSSFVIRNDIPVHKLHEQHEQDVLVVGKNRLAIYPKGTEESFFFHPNSAMFRVKRLMRGEHDPFVQAAKLESGMTVLDCTLGMASDSIVASYIVGESGKVTGLEGNEYMAYIMGKGLQTWSSSVAEIDEAMQRIHVKQTEHFAFLTQCEDNSYDVVYLDPMFEETVIESDGIKGLKHFALYHDITDETIAEAKRVARKRVVLKDHFRSSRFEKHNFHVYKRKSAKFHFGVIDPC from the coding sequence ATGATAGTAACAACAGCAGGAAGAACAAATAAAGAAATGACAGCTTATGCAAATAAGGTAGCAGCAGAATTAAATAGTTCTTTCGTTATACGTAATGATATACCTGTACATAAATTGCATGAACAGCATGAACAAGATGTGCTTGTTGTAGGGAAAAATCGATTAGCCATTTATCCAAAAGGAACGGAAGAATCGTTTTTCTTTCATCCGAATTCAGCGATGTTTCGTGTGAAAAGATTAATGCGCGGAGAACATGATCCGTTCGTACAAGCTGCTAAATTAGAGAGCGGAATGACAGTGTTAGATTGTACGCTCGGTATGGCATCAGATAGTATTGTAGCTAGTTATATTGTTGGTGAAAGCGGAAAAGTAACAGGACTTGAAGGAAATGAATATATGGCTTATATCATGGGAAAAGGCTTGCAAACCTGGTCTTCGTCCGTTGCAGAAATTGATGAGGCAATGCAAAGAATTCATGTAAAGCAAACAGAGCATTTCGCATTTTTAACGCAATGTGAAGACAATAGTTACGATGTTGTTTACCTTGATCCGATGTTTGAAGAAACTGTCATAGAATCAGATGGAATAAAAGGATTAAAACACTTCGCTTTGTATCATGATATTACTGACGAAACAATTGCGGAAGCGAAGCGTGTGGCGAGAAAGCGTGTCGTTCTGAAAGATCATTTTCGTAGTTCTAGATTTGAAAAACATAATTTTCATGTATACAAAAGAAAAAGTGCTAAGTTTCACTTTGGTGTAATTGACCCTTGCTAA